Proteins from one Pleurocapsa minor HA4230-MV1 genomic window:
- a CDS encoding transglycosylase SLT domain-containing protein codes for MWKLLNSKVFLLIVLASISTVIGLEALIDASKSFADTADYKNDLSTEQTPLAMGNPPASTRHSFLVASDLIEDRQGKAALTELEDLEQEYPLLAAHILLAKGKAYQLEQNDSAAVQTWQQVVAQYPTSAVTGEALYLLGKSQPEYWQQAIAEFPAHPSTQEIIRQQLSKNPNQPSLMAILVKYTPDAPGVDQMRDRLVTEYAHHLTPLEWEAIADSYWLKWDYGKAGQAYTKAPNTSRNLYRAGRGHHLGNDQVTAKKYYLKLIQEYPEAVDTGLGLRRLATLVKPQAAVTYLERAIAQFPQQAPEALVEKAQYFKLLNSPKSATQALQTLLTDYKTSEAAAEYRWDVASNKAQAGDLISAWQWAQPIVINNPESKLAPKAGFWIAKWATKLNRPQEATVAYKSVLARFPRSYYAWRSAVALGWDVGDFTTIRRQDPQVLKVEKIMPPGGSKTFQELYKLGLEQEAWTQFQSEISDRSKLSIADDFTKGLLQLYQGQNLRGINQIGDLQDRDSPEDKQQWQQLRQTPEYWQALYPFPFESTILKWSKQRQLNPLLVTSLIRQESRFEPEIESSAGAMGLMQVIPPTAKAAAENIGLANYSMTNPEDNINIGTYYLDFTHQKYNNNSMLAVASYNAGPNAVAKWVKRYGLKDADEFVEQIPYQETQGYVESVFENYWNYMLVYNPEVIKLFKSEAISY; via the coding sequence ATGTGGAAATTATTGAATAGCAAAGTTTTTCTCTTAATTGTTCTTGCTTCAATATCAACAGTAATAGGTTTAGAAGCTTTGATTGATGCCAGTAAATCCTTTGCTGATACTGCTGATTATAAAAATGATCTGTCTACTGAGCAAACGCCTCTAGCGATGGGTAATCCACCAGCAAGTACTCGTCATAGTTTCCTGGTTGCTTCAGATTTAATTGAGGATCGACAAGGCAAAGCAGCATTAACCGAACTTGAAGATTTAGAGCAAGAATATCCTCTGCTGGCAGCTCATATTTTACTGGCTAAAGGTAAAGCATACCAGCTTGAGCAAAACGATTCAGCAGCAGTTCAAACTTGGCAACAGGTAGTAGCTCAATATCCCACATCTGCTGTTACAGGAGAAGCACTATACCTTCTGGGGAAATCGCAGCCTGAATATTGGCAACAGGCGATCGCCGAATTTCCCGCTCATCCCAGCACCCAAGAAATTATTCGGCAGCAGTTGAGTAAAAATCCCAATCAACCAAGTCTGATGGCGATTTTAGTTAAATATACTCCTGATGCTCCTGGGGTAGACCAAATGCGCGATCGCCTGGTCACAGAATATGCCCATCACTTGACTCCTCTCGAATGGGAGGCGATCGCCGATAGCTACTGGCTCAAGTGGGATTATGGCAAAGCAGGTCAAGCTTACACTAAAGCCCCGAATACATCTCGTAATCTATATCGTGCAGGGCGAGGACATCACCTGGGTAATGACCAAGTTACGGCAAAAAAATACTATCTTAAGTTAATTCAAGAGTATCCCGAGGCGGTCGATACAGGATTGGGTTTAAGGCGGCTGGCTACGCTGGTTAAGCCTCAAGCAGCAGTGACCTATTTAGAGCGAGCGATCGCGCAATTTCCTCAACAAGCGCCCGAAGCTTTAGTAGAAAAAGCGCAATATTTCAAGCTTTTAAATAGCCCAAAATCTGCCACCCAGGCTCTACAAACCCTCTTAACTGACTATAAAACTTCCGAAGCAGCAGCCGAATATCGCTGGGATGTTGCCAGTAACAAAGCGCAAGCAGGAGATTTAATCAGCGCCTGGCAATGGGCGCAACCGATTGTGATTAATAATCCCGAGAGTAAACTCGCACCCAAGGCGGGATTCTGGATTGCGAAGTGGGCAACTAAGCTTAATCGTCCCCAAGAGGCTACTGTTGCCTATAAATCTGTACTAGCTAGATTTCCTCGGTCATATTATGCTTGGCGCTCAGCGGTGGCGTTAGGTTGGGATGTGGGAGACTTTACCACGATACGTCGGCAAGATCCTCAAGTACTTAAGGTGGAGAAAATTATGCCTCCAGGGGGGTCAAAAACCTTCCAAGAGCTATACAAATTAGGACTAGAACAGGAAGCTTGGACACAATTTCAAAGCGAAATTAGCGATCGCTCTAAATTAAGCATCGCCGATGATTTTACCAAAGGTCTATTACAACTCTATCAAGGACAAAATTTACGCGGCATTAACCAAATTGGCGATCTTCAAGACAGAGATAGTCCAGAAGACAAACAACAATGGCAACAACTGCGTCAAACTCCTGAGTATTGGCAAGCTCTTTATCCGTTTCCGTTTGAGTCAACTATTTTAAAATGGTCTAAACAGCGTCAACTCAACCCGTTATTAGTTACTTCTTTAATCCGCCAAGAATCTCGCTTTGAGCCAGAAATTGAATCTTCGGCGGGAGCAATGGGTTTGATGCAAGTCATTCCGCCAACAGCTAAAGCAGCAGCCGAAAATATCGGTTTAGCTAACTATTCCATGACTAACCCTGAAGATAATATCAATATTGGCACTTACTATCTAGACTTTACTCACCAAAAATATAACAACAACTCCATGTTGGCAGTAGCTAGCTATAATGCGGGGCCTAATGCTGTAGCCAAATGGGTTAAGCGTTATGGTTTAAAAGATGCCGATGAGTTTGTCGAGCAAATTCCTTATCAGGAAACACAAGGCTATGTAGAGTCAGTGTTTGAAAACTATTGGAACTATATGCTAGTTTATAATCCTGAAGTTATCAAGCTATTTAAAAGTGAAGCTATTAGCTATTAG
- a CDS encoding GNAT family N-acetyltransferase has protein sequence MKVISCQFKLHGQAILDIFNEAIANSTALYDYEPRNLATIQTWFQIKAEHNYPIIGIEDSNGRLMGFSTYGTFRTHAAYQYSVEHSVYVEAKFRGKGIGKKLLQELILLAQQQNYHTIIGGIDAENTISIKLHQSLGFTHCGTIKQVGFKFGRWLDLEFYQLILSTPNL, from the coding sequence ATGAAAGTCATCTCTTGCCAATTCAAACTTCATGGACAGGCTATTCTAGATATATTTAATGAGGCGATCGCTAATTCCACTGCTCTGTATGATTATGAACCTAGAAATTTAGCCACAATTCAAACTTGGTTCCAGATAAAAGCAGAACACAACTATCCTATTATTGGCATCGAAGATAGCAACGGTAGATTAATGGGATTCTCTACCTATGGCACTTTTCGCACTCATGCAGCTTATCAATATTCAGTAGAACATTCAGTTTATGTAGAGGCTAAATTTCGAGGTAAAGGTATTGGCAAAAAGCTTTTACAAGAACTAATACTGCTAGCGCAACAACAGAATTACCATACAATCATCGGCGGTATCGATGCCGAAAACACAATTAGTATCAAATTACATCAATCATTAGGTTTTACTCACTGTGGCACTATTAAACAGGTAGGGTTTAAGTTCGGCAGATGGTTAGACTTAGAGTTTTATCAGTTAATCTTATCAACTCCAAATCTATAA